One Ranitomeya imitator isolate aRanImi1 chromosome 4, aRanImi1.pri, whole genome shotgun sequence genomic window, ggcagatggcagGGCTAGTAAAGGAAGGCACTTCATTTGAATTTTTTAactcaaaatttgctggaatcattagcggatacaAAGTtccattttgagagcccctgatgtgcctaaacagtggaaaacccccacaagtgacccaatttttgaaactagaccccatcCAGGAATCTATTTAGAtgatggtgagcaccttaaacccccaggtgctgcatagaagtttataatattgagccgtgaaaatgaaaaaatcacattttccccacaaaaccttttttttagccccaaattttgcattttcatattcataaggataacaggtgaaattgcaccataaagtttgttgtgcaatttctcctgagtacgttgatactgataccccatatatgggagaaaactgttgtttgggcgcatggcagggctcagaatggaagtataatcatttgactttttgaatgaaagagtcactggaatcattagcggatgccatgtcccaTTTCGGAGGCCCTGATGTGACTACATAgtggaacccccacaagtgaccaaattttgtaaactagacccctccagGAATGTATTTTGATGtccggtgagcaccttgaacccccagctgcttcacagaagtttataactttgagccgcgaaaataaaaaatcacattttccccacaaagatgttattttagccccaatttttttcttttctcatgggtaacaggagaaattgcaccatacaatttgttgtgcaatctgtcctgagtacaccgataccccatatgtgggggaaaactacttttgaggcacagtgcaaatctcagtatggaagaagcgccatattggagttcagattttggtggaatggtttgagggtgacatgtcacattggcagagagcctgaggtgccagaaaaaacattgaattcatctaggggtgcagtgatcatattgacgccacatgtgcctcacagaattttataccattggacaaagCGCTCTTTGCctgctggagtgcagattttcctagaatagtttgtggactccacatacaagtgactccattttgtaaattataccctGCAGAAatatatctacaggtgtagtgacgattttgacttcatAGGTGTTTTCCAAAAAAAAAGCAGTGGAtttttgctgagtgaaaattgcaaactgccgttgtggtGACCAGTGTGCTGCAGTGATCAGTACcttatagtgaccagtatgttatgcccaactCATGCCTCTGGAGGCATGCACATGTAAATTAGACGGACTCTCATCGCTACagcaatgccaaacatgtggacgctatatgtggtttaggcacaccggGGCTCAGAAGGGTGGTACGCATTTGGATTTGGTTCACAAAATGTACTGAATTTCTTTTGAAGGGTGAGGAGAGATTTttgttttccagagtctttgtactaaaagctcccccctatatttctgttaacagatgactgaCCTGAGTGGGGACGTGCTATTTTCATAGATTGAGTTGCATCATTTatggggaacattttacataagatTTGGGATCAAATtttctctatgctgagcacttacatcggtgtttccatctaaatcttggaGTGACATGAtctagatgaaacccccgaggaatTAATTCACTTTAATGAAGCAGTAGAAATACTCTGGTCTCagtctggcttctgttcagcggtgtccttatggcaccccaggagttcgggtaccacagtagtactGCCtttctctcggggagggtagtgctatgtctggagacaagtgagattccctttggtaggttatcacacacacaacaccttccaaatccagaccagaagggggagctcaaaaccctgttttagggcagcttccctggataaagatcctggtatgGAGGCGGAGTGAGTTCAGTTAGAACAgaaagtctgtgtgcgaggacagacagggacggagcagAGTGGAGATCAGGACTCCAGGAGGGGACTATGAAGGCCTCCAGGGAGTCAGAGCACAGTAGCCGGGTACCaggagcccaaggcttttgtggactataagacagagaagaaccggagggcattgaattacatggactttgcccatatttacctgtggcacagcagcaccttggagcctcgAGTCACCGTGAAAGAACCCCAAtaggcacggctcaagctgcctgccatccaGTTACCTGTCCCTGGACAGGAGAACGAATAACGACTTTGCttaagacacttagtggcagcagggacctcagagacagtaagcgcatagtggaaggctcctaccTGACCTGCCAAACGGATTCCATTTGTCTCTAGACTACCTGGACTTCTAATTCACCTGTTGcagatgccctggactgtggcctgtcacccacaagtaaaccaggtaacgaCTTACAACctgctcctccatttattcaccagcCTTACCATCTATGccgcacaccataggacccctggggaccccgcttcacctgtgggaagtgtaacatctgggctgccgcaacaaCCCCTagggcagtgtttttcaaccagtgtgccgcggcacactagtgtgccgcgacacatggtcgggtgtgccgcggggaacgttcCCCAAACTATCGTGTCCCCTCCGGTTCACTTGCTTCCCTGAGTCCCTTCCTTCCTTCAGCggtctgaccgccgctggcacttccgcatcagggaagcgccagcagcggctgacGTCACAGTCTGGCTCTGTCACTCCGAGCGTGCGTGTGACaggctgccgccgccgctgctgcttagCCTTAGTAGTCAGTGTCGTAGCGCCGGTCTCAGTTCGGGTGGCGTGTGTGGCTGGAGTGCAGTGGACGGTGACGGTACTAATTCAGTCCTTCAGTCCTAAACCAcggggagggggagggagcagcggccagggcaggggcaacagcaaaactgatatatatatatatatatatatatatatatgtatatatatatctatatatatagatatctatatatatatagatatctatatatatctatagatagatatctatatatatatatagatagatatatatatatatagatatatatatatatagatatatatatatagatagatatatacacatatatacatacgcacagaggacatatgggggcacaaatctggacatataagggcacaaatctggacattatgggggcaccgatctggacagtacggcccatactgtccagatctgtgcccccataacataatgtccagatttgtgcccccatactgtccagatctgtgcccccattctgtccagatttgtgcccccatactatccagatgtgtgccccatactatccagatttgtgccccctattggggcacagatctggacagtatgggggcacaaatctggacagaatggagacacagatctggacatatgggggcacaaatctggacattatgggggcaccgatctggacagtacggcccatactgtccagatctgtgcccccataacataatgtccagatttttgcccccatactgtccagatctgtgcccccattctgtccagatttgtgcccccatactatccagatttgtgaccccatactatccagatttgtgccccctattggggcacagatctggacagcatgggggcacaaatctggacagaatggaggcacagatctggacatatgggggcacaaatctggacattatgggggcaccgatctggacagtacggcccatactgtccagatctgtgcccccataacataatgtccagatttttgcccccatactgtccagatctgtgcccccattctgtccagatctgtgcccccattctgtccagatttgtgcccccatatgtccagatctttgcccccattctgtccagatttgtgcccccatactatccagatttgtgccccctattggggcacagatctggacagtatgggggcacaaatctggacatgcaTATAACAATATGCATATAACAATGCTTATAATGTTATACTGCATATAACAATGAGAAATGTACAATGAGAAATACTATGGTCATGAGGCTGGAGTACTACAAGTACCAGCTCATATGCTGAGTATATGAGCTGGCACTTGTACTCTGGCCTCATGGCCATAGTATTTCTCATTGTACCCCTTTATATTGCAGTATATGAGCCACATAATTATCAGCACCATACACTGTGGCGCTGTACAGTGCATATCACCACAGTATATGGTGCTGATAATTATGtgctcatatactgtatgtatgagtTTACatgggactgtatatatatataatatatatatgtatatatatatacaggtccttctcaaaaaattagcatatagtattaaatttcattatttaccataatggaatgattacaattaaactttcatatattatagattcattatccaccaactgaaatttgtcaggtcttttattgttttaatactgatgattttggcatacaactcttgataacccaaaaaacctgtctcaataaattagcatatttcacccatccaatcaaataaaagtgttttttaataacaaacaaaaaaaccaacaaataataatgttcagttatgcactcaatacttggtcgggaatcctttggcagaaatgactgcttcaatgcagcgtggcatggaggcaatcagcctgtgacactgctgagatgttatggaggcccaggatgcttcaatagcggccttaagctcatccagagtgttgggtcttgcgtctctcaactttctcttcacaatatcccacagattctctatggggttcaggtcaggagagttggcaggccaattgagcacagtaataccatggtcagtaaaccatttaccagtggttttggcactgtgagcaggtgccaggtcgtgctgaaaaatgaaatcttcatctccataaagcatttcagccgatggaagcatgaagtgctccaaaatctcctgatagctagctgcattgaccctgcccttgatgaaacacagtggaccaacaccagcagctgacatggcaccccacaccatcactgactgtgggtacttgacactggacttcaggcattttggcatttccttctccccagtcttcctccagactctggcaccttgatttccgaatgacatgcaaaatttgctttcatcagaaaaaagtacttgggaccacttagcaacagtccagtgctgcttctctgtagctcaaaagtggctttacctggggaatgcggcacctgtagcccatttcctgcacacgcctgtgcacggtggctctggatgtttccacaccagactcagtccactgcttcctcaggttccccaaggtctggaatcggtccttctccacaatcttcctcagggtccggtctcctcttctcgttgtacagcgttttctgccacattgtttccttccaacagacttaccattgaggtgccttgatacagcactctgggaacagcctatttgttgagaaatttctttctgggtcttaccctcttgcttgagggtgtcaatgatggccttcttgacatctgtcaggtcgctagtcttacccatgatgggggttttgagtaatgaaccaggcagggagtttataaaagcctcaggtatcttttgcatgtgtttagagttaattagttgattcagaagattagggtaataggtcgtttagagaaccttttcttgatatgctaatttattgagacaggttttttgggttatcaggagttgtatgccaaaatcatcagtattaaaacaataaaagacctgacaaatttcagttggtggataatgaatctataatatatgaaagtttaattgtaatcattacattatggtaaataatgaaatttaacactatatgctaattttttgagaaggacctgtatatatatattggaatACATGGGACTGTATGTATGAGGTTACATGGGATTGTATATATGAGGGGGTTATccttttttatttcactttttttaaaataaataatttattgaaaggacctctgccaggcatatttcactcttgagggcttaaaaagcagctctggtggtgataaGAAGCGGATTTAAAACCCCCAAGAGTGAACGCCGTGAGAGCTGTATGTATGGAATAATAACTTATATTTTGCCGGTCTTCAGCAGTCATGTCCTGCTTGAATTGACTCTAGTGGCGTAGCACTTTGCAGCCGGCTCTATTCTACTTTTAGAGAAAGCTGAGTGCTACGTCACTAGTGTCAATTCAAGCAGGAAATGCAGACCGtattaatataccgtatttttcgctttgtaagacgctccggattataagacgcaccccaaattttgaggagaaaaataggaaaaaactattttttaataaattggtggggcgtcttataatccatgcgtcttattacttaccaggggttgtggttgtggtggatcagggtcccaggctcgttgccggaggcaggagtggagcattgctgcaggctgggatgagggggtctgcagggggctcctgtgctgcaggggggctcctgtgctgcagcctgggatgaggggtctgcagggggctcctttgctgcaggctgggatgaggggtctgcagggggctcctgtgctgtagggctgtctccggtgctgcggggggctctggcgacattttgtgaaagaccagagccccccggcagttcttccatgcgttccagtatgactaattccgggaaaatggccgccggaatctcgagagatgagatctcagcgctgaaatctcatctcccgagattccggcggccattttcccggagtcagtcatactggaactaactccgggaaaatggccgccggaatctcgagagatgagatctcagcgctgaaatctcatctcccgagattccggcggccattttcccggaattagtcatactggaacgcatggaagaactgccggggggctctggtctttcacaaaatgtcgccagagccccccgcagcaccggagccttcagcatcacccggggcagcagcggacaaccccggcagtggcggcggacgacagcggcggcaggcggtagcggcggcggacaccccctcctcccagcctgtaatggtaagcggtatatccgctttgttagacgcacccacatttcccccccaaatttgggggaaataaagtgcgtcttacaaagcggaaaatacggtaagttaTTATTCCACACATACAGCTCTCACGGAGTTCACTCTTGGGGGGTTTAAATCAGCTTCTTATCACCACAAGAGCTGCTTTTTAAGCCCTCAAGAGTGAAATATGCCTGGCAGAGGTCCTTTAAGTGTGCCAGATATAATGTAATACTCTTCTATTTTAGTGTGTGGCTGCGCACACTATCTCAGCAGTGATGGAGAAGTATTTGAGAATGGAAAATGCAAATGCCGAACAGGACCCTGGACACAATTCTAGCCCAGATGAAGGCCCTAGTAAGAGAGGTcgacaaaagaaaaaagacaagacGGTGAGCTCAAGGCAATACAGTGAAAGCTATCTTTCATTTGGATTTACTTTCACTGGGGATGCGACAGCACCAACACCACTGTGCTTGGTGTGTGGTGAGAAGCTATCCAATAGCGCCATGGTGCCAAGCAAGCTTAAACGCCATCTCCAAACGAAACACCCTTCCGTTCAAAACAAGCCGATGGAGTATTTTGTACGCTTACGTACAAACAATGAGAAAGGGGCAACTTTTTTGAGAAAAAGCACAAAGGTAAATGAGAGAGCCCTCAAAGCTAGCTACCTTGTTGCTGAACTCATAGCTAAATCAAAAAAGTCCCCCACTGTGGCAGAAACATTAATACTGCCAGCTTGTAAAGCTATTGTAAATGAGATGCTTGGCCCTGACGCAGCCAAAGAGATAGCTAAAGTGCCTCTCTCTGATAACACAATTGCCAGACGGATTGATGACATGTCTGCGGACATTGAAACAGTTGTTTTGGAAAAAGTGCGCATCAGTAAGAAATTTGCCTTGCAACTTGATGAGTCGACGGATATCAGTGGACATTGTCAGCTGTTGGCCAATGTGCGTTTTGTGGATGGAGAAGCCATTACAGAAAACTTCCTATTTTGCAAGGCACTGCCAGAAAAATCAACAGCAGAGGTAATATTCCAGGTCACATCGGAATATCTTGATAAAAGTGGGCTTACATGGGAAAACTGCACAGGTGTCTGCACTGATGGAGCTGCAGCCATGGTCGGGCGCATCAAAGACTTTGTAAGTAGGGTTAAAGAAAGAAACCCAGATGTTCTTGTTACCCACAGTTTCTTGCACCGTGAGGCCCTCGTTGCAAAGACCTTACCAGCAGATCTAGCTCCTGTGTTGGATGATGTTGTGCGCATAGTGAACTTTGTGAAGACGCGACCTTTGAGATGTCGCTTATTTGCGTCTTTGTGTACAGAAATGGGAGCGGAACATAAAATCTTATTGCTCCACACGGAGGTCAGGTGGCTGTCACGCGGCAAAGTGCTGGCCCGTGTGTATGAGTTGCGAGAGGAACTTAAAATATTTCTGACAAACGAGAGGTCCGATTATTCAAAGCTGCTTGCAAGTGATCAGTGGTGTGCAAAGCTGGCATACCTGGCTGATATATTTCAATATCTGAATGAACTAAACACACGGATGCAAGGCCGAAATGAAAACCTGCTTACAAGCACTGACAAAATTAACGGATTCCGTTTAAAGGTGCAGCTCTGGCAGCAACATGTGCAGGGTGGCAACCTTCAGATGTTCCCGCTCACCGAGAAACTGCATGATGACAATACTGCTGCAATGTGCGAGGTGATTGGCAGACATTTGAAAACTCTTGAGGAGAAGTTATCGTTTTATTTCTCTTCAACCTTCACAGAATGCCTTGACTAGGTTAGGGACCCATACAGCTCATTATCCGTTGCTGGAAAGGACATGACTTTAAAGGAGCAAGAGGAACTCATTGAACTGAAGCAAGATCGCGGTTTAAAGCTAAAGTTTGCTGATCTTCCTTTGGACAGTTTTTGGTTATTTGTTGCCAAGGAGTTCCCCATTCTGGCCAACAAAGCTATTTTGACATTGCTCCCATTTTCGACCACATATCTATGTGAGCTGGGCTTCTCAAGCTTGACTGCGATAAAAACTAAAAACAGGGAGAGACTGAGAACTGTTGAGGAAGAGCTTCGTGTGTGTCTTTCCACCATTCCTGCCAGGATATCCCTTTTGTGTTTATCGAAACAGGCCCAGGTTTCACActgagtgagtataaatacatttagaatctatattattaactatatgtataatatgtactgttttagtgtcattttgtgccattttggttggtggtgtgccccgggattttttaagtataaaaagtgtgccgcggctcaaaaaaggttgaaaatcactgccctaggggacccctctaatgcagcgtcggtctccctattgaccgaactccacaggtggcatgatgacaaactttgaacatttcacccctttaacgttgatgcccagggccacggaccgggtcgtagccactgtgacatccctctTTGCGACctgacccagtactgagtaccccattgccctgtggGTGCATCAAGtttattttcagaagtgcacaaaactgtggccgactgcacttttatgcacgctTAGAAAGACATTGACAGATCATAGTcccgacggcgtccacagtgcctccatctgcctcattattgggaatcttccattgggggttccatctgaatcacgtagttcagagatttacacggaaatcctGGTGTAAGTACTCAGTGTAgagggcaggataaatgtgagccttactgcaatctttggaaggcagaatgaacaaatcaacagtaggtgaataattggttttatttattttttacactattcctcgtgcggtataagtcatTGGTCACCTAATCTTCAGGTTGGTCATatgacagcgataccagatttatatttgggtttttatgtttggcagctgtcacactaaaagacgctttttattgcaaaaactaatttttgcttTGCCATATTTTGGtagttataatttttccacatttctgcCAACAGAGTAATGTGAGGCCTTGTTAttccgggacgagttgacattttcattggtaccatttggtgacattttaatcgctttctattccaacttttgggaggcagaataaacaaaaaccaacaattcaagaattgttttttttttatgccgttccgcatgtggtaagcTTAATAAGGCAGCTTAATTCTTTGGCtcagtataattacagcgataacaaatttatatatttttttaatgtttttgcacttttgcactataaaaactattttatagaaaaaataattatttttgcatctttggtcaccatggcaatgatcaggaCTCCGCAATATCGGCTGTAAGCTGTCAGAGTCACCTGACACCCTGTGGTGATCACTTGTGCATTGTCTCTCTGCGCAAAATCACCTAGACGTATCCATACATCCCAGGTCGGTAAGTACCGAGCCATAGGGACATGTGGATACATCTAAGGTTGAAAAGGGGTTAATTGTTCAAGTGTCTCATTTGTACCATCGTGCTATATTTTTTTCTGTGCTTTCTGTTCACTTGCATTATGACCATATCAGCCTGAAATGCTTTATACTGTGGTATTTTGTTGATATCCCTAGTTTTACTTCATATGTGTTGctggcttaattttttttttttaatttagattggCCTTGGACCTCGCTGTGTATTCTTCCTACACAGGGTTAGCTGATAGTCCTCCTTTCCTTAGACTGCCATGCCGGCCATCTTGACACTCCTTCTAAAGCAATAATTTTTCTAATGTACTGTAATACTTTGGTATTGGTGTATATAGAACAAGCTCTGAAACAATTGTAGGTTCATAGAGACTgaggggactaaaaaataaagaaaaaaaaaagatttttaaaaatatataaaaaataaatgttcAAACCACTGTACTTTTTCcttttgaaaataaataaataaataaacatgtgtTATCGCCGCATCTAAAAAAAATCTGATCAAAATATAGAATTACTTAACCtgcatggtaaaataaaaaatcacaacagaattgctgttttttagtTAATACAACATCTACCAAAAtacaataaaaagctatcaaaacatTGTTTCTACTCTAAATCGCCAATATCAATGTCTGCTCTTTTTGCAAAATACAAGCCCTCCCATATTtccattaatggaaaaataaaaaatgttaccgGTCTCAAAAAAAGGTGATGCtaatcacatttttttattttgcaaaattCTGAATTATTTTCAGAATttttacttaaataaaaaaatatgtttataagtttggtattgccataatccTACATAACTGGATAATCATGTTTGCAGCTTATTTTTTACTGCAAATTGAATGCTGTAAAAGCAAAATCCAAAAACAATGATGTAATTAAGCTTATCGCATCTTATCCAACTTGGATTtttttatatggtaaaatgaatggtgttctTAAAAGCTACAATCGCTCATATGGCGATGACAACAGAAAGGTAAATAAGATAAGGTTTTCAGAAgagggggaggaaaaaacaaacgaGCAAAAATGGGATATTGCCATTCATGAAGGTGATAAAAATGCTatgctggaaaaaaaatgcataaaacagTAGGCTTTGGTCATGCCCAGTCCTCTAAATTGTTCTCTTCATTGCCCACtcaatataccatatttttcggactacaagacgcacttttttcccccaaaaaaagggggaaaaatggggggtgcgtctaatagccgcaatgcaggcttaccgtggcggcagaggtgcggtggcagaggtgtagcagcagaggtgcggcggcagaggtgtggcggcagaggaggcgcagtaagcggggtccctttctccggtgaggtgatgcagcagcccggtatgcagcagagccgggtgactcctgttgttatcggtggtggtggccattttcctgaggccgcgtgtgcgcagatggagcgctctacttcctggggcttcaggaaaatggccgccgcgatctccatctgcgcacgcgcggcctcccggggaagatggccgcgcccaccgataacaacaggattcacccggctctgctgcttaccgggctgctgcatcaccataccagggaaagggacccctcttactgcgcctcctctgcctctgcacctctgccaccgcacctctgccaccgcacctctgccaccgcacctctgccgccacggtaagcctgcattgcctgcacggtaagcctgggacccctctcacgccatacctctcactgcacctcctgatcccagcacctcctgatcccagcacctcctgatcccagcacctcctgatcccagcacctcctgatcccagcacctccttatcccagcacctcctcatcccagcaccttctcatcccagcacctcctcatcccagcatcaccccacctctgccgacaccttgcctcctgtgaccctgctctgccaccgccagccctcaggtaagatactggaaattcggacaataagacggacccccatcttataaaaaatctttttttctgcaattttcaccccaaatttggggtgcgtcttatggtccggtgtgtcttatagtccgaaaaatgttTTGTAATAGTACCCTGCTTAGAACACCCTTGACTGACCTAAGTCAACTATGGTACCTTCCCCATCATATGCAATTTTTTGATTGTGCAGATGCAGTCACAAATTCTGGTGTATGTAC contains:
- the LOC138674523 gene encoding SCAN domain-containing protein 3-like; amino-acid sequence: MEKYLRMENANAEQDPGHNSSPDEGPSKRGRQKKKDKTVSSRQYSESYLSFGFTFTGDATAPTPLCLVCGEKLSNSAMVPSKLKRHLQTKHPSVQNKPMEYFVRLRTNNEKGATFLRKSTKVNERALKASYLVAELIAKSKKSPTVAETLILPACKAIVNEMLGPDAAKEIAKVPLSDNTIARRIDDMSADIETVVLEKVRISKKFALQLDESTDISGHCQLLANVRFVDGEAITENFLFCKALPEKSTAEVIFQVTSEYLDKSGLTWENCTGVCTDGAAAMVGRIKDFVSRVKERNPDVLVTHSFLHREALVAKTLPADLAPVLDDVVRIVNFVKTRPLRCRLFASLCTEMGAEHKILLLHTEVRWLSRGKVLARVYELREELKIFLTNERSDYSKLLASDQWCAKLAYLADIFQYLNELNTRMQGRNENLLTSTDKINGFRLKVQLWQQHVQGGNLQMFPLTEKLHDDNTAAMCEVIGRHLKTLEEKLSFYFSSTFTECLD